The genomic interval CCGGAAGCGCACCACTCCGTCCTGCCAGCACGGCTGCGGCAAGCCACCGCCCGCGGCACCCCGCAGTCCTCCGAAACCCCCATCACCGAAGCGGAGTTGACGCATGCCCGAAAACCCGCCCGTGCCCTGGGAAGTACTGCCTCTACGTCCCGAACGACCTGCGCGCCGTCACCGTCAGCCGTCGCACCCTCCGGCTGATCCTCACCGTGCACGGACTGATCCGGCTGGCCGACACCGCCGAACTCCTCGCGACGGAGCTGGTCGCCAACGCCGTACGGCACACGAAGGGGCCCGCCGCCCTGCGGGTGGGCTGGCCGGCGGGGGTGCTGCGGCTCGGTGCCTGGGACGCCGATCCCGAACCGCCGGAGCCGCCAAGGCCGTTGGAGGAACTCGGCGACGCGGAGGACGGGCGCGGTCTCGCGCTGGTCCGGGTCTGTGCCGATCAGTGGGGCTGGCAGCCGTTGTCCCGGCACGGCAGGCGGGGGAAGCTCGTGTGGTGCGAGCTCGCTGCGGCTTGAGGAGTCTTCGACGTTGAGTGGCGGGCGGGGCGCTCAGTGCCAGGGGGGTAGGGGGAGTGAGCCGTAGAAGTGTGACACTCCAGTGGAAAGTGTCACACTTTCGCGGGGAGGGTCCCCTCCGGCGGGGACGGGCAAAGGGCCGCACCGCCCGAGCAGGCGCAGCGAACCCTACGACTCCGAGCGGTACATCAGGTCCGTCTCGTACGTCGTGAATCCCAGCCGCTCGTACACCGACACCGCCGCCTTGTTGTCCGCGTCGACGTACAGCATCGCCGTAGGAAGCCCCTGCGAGGCCAGGTGCCGTAGCCCGATCGTCGTCAACGCCTTGCCCAGCCCCCCACCCTGCGCCCCCGGCAGCACCCCGACGACGTAGACCTCACCGAGCTGCTCCTGCTCGTGGACCTTGGTCCAGTGGAAGCCCACCAGCTCCCCGCCCCGTTCCGCCAGGAAGAACCCCTCGGGGTCGAACCACGCCTCGGACTTACGGTCGTCCAGGTCGCCCTGGGTGAGGGAACCCTGCTCGGGGTGGTGGGCGAAGGCCGCGGCGTTCACGGCGAGCCATGCCGCGTCGTCGACGCCGGGGACGAAGGTCCGTACGGTCACGCCCTCCGCGAGCACCGGATCCGGCAACTCCAGGTCGGTCAACGGCCGCCGCAGCTGCCGGAGTTCACGGAACATCGTGAGCCCGAGAACCTGCGCGAGATGACGCGCGGCGGCATGCCCACCGTGCGCCCACACCCGGAGCCGTTTCCCCGACGCGGCCAGCAGCGCGGCGCCGAGCGCCCGCCCGTGACCGTGCCCCCGGTGGGAGGGGTGGACGACGAGTTCGGCGGCCGGCGCCTCCACCGGATCGGTGTCCTCCAGCTGCGCGTAGCCCACGAGTTCGGCGCCCAGGGTCAGCAGCAGATGCGAGACCCCGTCCCGCTCACCCCCGCGGATCCGCAACCGACCCTGCTCGGACACCGCCTGCTGCCCGTCGACGCGGGCGGCCTCGGCGATCAGCGCGAGGACGGCCTCCGCCTGGTCCGGGGTGAGCGCGGAGTACGTCTCGATGGAACGGGAGCCGGGCGCGGGCCGTACGGTGTCGTCGCTGGTCATGGGTATGAGGGTAAGCCGATCCCCCCGCAAAGTGGCGGCAAAGAAGAAACCAGGATGTAACCAAGAACCCCCTGTCACGCTACGCGCGTTGACCCTAGGCTGCGCCGGAACGTGGTGACCTTCTCAGCCGACACACAGGGGGGCTCATGCCAGCCACAACCCAGCCGAACCGCCCGCGCAGACGCCGTACCGCCGCACTCCTCGCCGCCACGGTGAGCCTGGCCACGGCGGGTGCGCTGGCCGCGGCACTCCCCGCCGACGCGCACGGCAACCCGACCGGAAAGGGAAGCGGAAGCGGCCACGGCCACAGCTCCAAGCCCAGCCGCTACCAGGACGTTCAACTCCTCTCCTTCAACGACCTGCACGGCAACCTGGAGCCCCCGTCCGGTTCCTCCGGCCGCGTCGCCGAACTCCAGCCGGACGGCACGACGAAGACGATCGACGCGGGCGGCGTCGAGTACCTCGCGACGCATCTGCGCGACGCCCGCAAGGGCAACCCGTACTCGATCACCGCGGCCGGCGGCGACATGGTCGGCGCGTCCCCGCTGATCTCGGGCCTGTTCCACGACGAGCCGACGATCGAGGCCCTCAACAAGCTTGATCTGGACGTCACTTCGGTCGGCAACCACGAGTTCGACGAGGGCGCGAAGGAGCTGGCGCGGCTCCAGAACGGCGGCTGCCACCCCACCGACGGCTGCTACGCGGACAAGAAGTTCAAGGGCGCCGACTTCCCCTACCTCGCGGCCAACGTCCTCGACGAGAAGACCAAGAAGCCGATCCTGAAGCCCTATTGGGTGTGGAAGAAGAACGGCGTCAAGGTCGGCTTCATCGGCGTGACCCTGGAGGGCACCCCGGGCATCGTCTCCGCGGACGGCGTCAAGGGCCTCCAGTTCAAGGACGAGGTCGAGACGATCAACAAGTACGCCAAGGAGCTCCAGAAGCAGGGCGTCAAGTCGATCGTCGCGCTGATCCACGAGGGCGGCTTCCCGGCCTCCGCGTCGTACAACTACGACTGCGACGCGTCCGGTTCGGGCTCCGGCATCTCCGGCCCGATCGTCGACATCGCGAAGAACGTCACCCCGGCGGTGGACGCGCTCGTCACCGGCCACACGCACAACGCGTACGTCTGCACGATCGACGACCCAAGTGGCAAGCCCCGTATGGTCACTTCGGCGGCCTCCTTCGGCCGCCTCTACACGGACACCACGCTGACGTACGACCGTAAGACGGGCGACATCGCGCGTACGGCGGTCAAGTCGGCGAACCACGTGGTCACCCGGACCGTGCCCAAGGCCGCCGACATGACCTCCCTGATCGGCAAGTGGAACACCCTCGCGGCCCCCATCGGCAACCGCGCGATCGGCTACATCGCCGGGGACGTCAACAACACCGGCACCGAGTCCCCGATGGGCGACCTCATCGCGGACGCCCAACTCGCCTACGGCAAGCGGCTGGACCCGGAGACCGACCTCGCGCTGATGAACCCGGGCGGGGTGCGGGCGGGGCTGACCTACAAGGCCACCGGTGCCGAGGGCGACGGCGTGGTGACGTACGCCGAGGGCTTCACGGTGCAGCCGTTCGCGAACACGGTGAACCTCCAGGACTTCACCGGCGCCCAGGTGATCCAGGCGCTCAAGGAACAGGTGAGCGGCACGAACACGGCGGCGCCGAAGGTGCTCCAGGTGTCGTCCGGGCTGACGTACACGCTGGACCTGACGAAGACGGGCGCGGACCGGGTGGTCACGGACTCGATCAGGCTCAACGGTTCCGCGATCGACCCGGCGGCCACGTACCGCGTCGCGACGAACAGCTTCCTCGCGGGCGGCGGTGACGGCTTCACGACGCTGGGGCAGGGCACGGGCGACCTGGTCGGCACGGACGACCTGACCGCGCTGGCGGACTACCTGACGGCGAACTCGTCGGCCACCGGCCCGCTGGTGCCCCCGGCGGCGAACCGGATCACGATCGTCCAGTAACAGTCAGCAGCTTTTCCCTGCTCAGGGGCCCGGTGCCGCGTAGGTCGGCACCGGGCCCCTTACTGTTTTCCCGTTTTAAATTCTGTGTAAGAGCGGGTTCAGTTCCGCAAAGTCCATAAGAATCTTCCACAGGGATTGCTCAGGAAGGTCTAAGCGAAAAAGTCTTTTCCTGCGTCAGAAGTCCAGTAGTGTTTTCCATGTCGAAAGCGAACAGCGCAAACGACAAGAAGACGCAAGAGAACGCAAGAGACGAAGGAGAGCACGATGAGCTTCCACAAGATCGCCCCGGTGAAGAAGGCCCCCAAGCCCGCCCCGGCGCCCAAGAAGGCCCCGAAGAAGCACGCCCCGGCCCCGAAGCGCCGCCCGGTCGGCCACAAGTAGCCCGTCCGACCAGCCGCGATAAACCACGGATAAGAATTCCCAGGGAGGGAAATAAACCATGAGCTTCAACAAGATTCACCCCATCAGGCAGACCCGCAAGCCCGCCCCGGCCCCCAAGAAGCCGGCGCCGAAGAAGCCCGCCCCGAAGCGTCGCCCGGTCGACCACAAGGGCTGACAGAGAATTTACAGACGTAATTCAGAAGTAGTTCAAAGGCAATTGCAGCAGATCGGTAGAGGAACTGTTGCAGAACCGCAGCAGAGCCGGCAGCAGCCGCGACGGAGAGGGACACAGACATGAGCTTCCACAAGATCGCCCCGGTGAAGAAGGCCCCCAAGCCCGCCCCGGCCCCGAAGAAGAAGCCCGCGAAGAAGCCGGCGGCGGCCCCGAAGCGCCGCCCCGTGGGCCACAAGTAAGCCGCCGGCCCGGCCGTAGAAGACCCGCAGCACCCGCACCACTCAGAGCACCCGCAGCACCACCCGCAGTACTCGCACCACTCCACAACTCGCCGCGGCTGAGCGGCACTTACCGGGAGGGACCCCACCATGAGCTTCCACAAGATCGCCCCGGTCAAGAAGGCCCACAAGCCCGCTCCGGCGCCCAAGAAGGCCCCGAAGAAGCCGGCTCCGGCCCCGAAGCGTCGTCCGGTCGGCCACAAGTAAGCCGCAGGGCAGGCCGTAGAAGACCCGCAGCACCCGCAGTACCACCCGCAGTACCCCACAACTCGCCGCACTACAGCGGCACTTACCGGGAGGGACCCCGCCATGAGCTTCCACAAGATCGTCCCCGTCAAGAAGAGCCACAAGCCCGCCCCGGCCCCCAAGAAGAAGGCGCCGAAGAAGCCCGCCCCGAAGCGCCCCGTCGGCCACAAGGGCTGATCCAGCACACCCTGAGGCGGGGCCACCGGTTAGCGAGCGAACTCGCTCCGGTGGCCCCGCCTCGGCCATGACCAGCCCACGCTCTGAAGGGAGTTGACCATGAGGGAAGCCCGTGAGGCCTTCCGCCGTTTCTGGCCGCTGACCCGCGGTGACCGCAAGTGGCTCGCGGTGATCATCGCGTGTGTCGTGGTGTCGGCGCTCTCCGAGACCGCCGCGATCCTGCTGTTCGCGGACCTCACCGACAACGCCCTCAAGTCCGGTTCGCTGTCCGCCTTCTGGGGCCCGGCCGCGGCCTGGCTCGGTGTCGCCGCACTGGGCGCGCTCGTCGGCTACTTCGGCAACTCCCTCGCCACCTGGACCGCCGAACGCTTCGTCCTGCGCCTGCGCGCGAACGTCTTCCGGCACGTCCAGGACCTCCCGCCCCACTTCTTCCAGAAGCACCGCCAGGGCGACCTGGTCGAACGCCTCACCGGAGACGTCGAGGCCATCGAGCAGATGGTCGTGTCCGGAGTCGTAGGCACGATCTCGGCGGCCTTCTCCGCGGTCTTCTACGCCTGCGCGGCCCTGTACCTCCGCTGGGACCTGGCCCTGGCCACGTTCGTCCTCGCTCCCCTGTTCCTCATCGCCGCCCGCCGTTTCTCGGGCCGTATCAAGCAGGCCTCGACGGACGAGCGGGTCGCGGACGGCGCGATCACGTCCGTGGTGGCGGAGTCCCTCGGCAACGTGGTCCTCACCCAGGCGTACAACCGCCGCCGCGACGAGGAGAAGCGCCTCGACGTCGAAGCGCGCGCATGGATGAAGGCGTCGGTGCGCGGCGCCCGCCTGAGCGAGATGTACGAGCAGTTCGTGGAGGTCGTAGAGACCCTCTGCGTCCTGTCGGTGATCGGCCTCGGCGTCTGGGAGATCTCCGCCGACCGCATGACCCTCGGCGCCCTCCTCGCCTTCGCGGCCTTCATCGGCTACCTGTACCCGCCCGTCCGCAACCTCGGCCAACTCGGCCTCACCCTCACCGCCGCCACGGCCGGCGCCGCCCGTATCAACGAGATCCTGGACGCCACCCCGTCCGTCGGCGACCCCAGCCAACCCGTCCCCGCCTGGCCCGTCCACGGCTGGGTCAGCTTCCACGGTGTGACCTTCGCCTACCCCGGCGCGACCCGGAACTCGGTCGACGAAGTCACCTTCAGGGCGGACCCGGGCGAGCTGGTGATCATCACCGGCGAGAGCGGGGCGGGCAAGTCCACGCTCTCCAAACTCCTCACCCGCTTCTACGACCCCTCGGCGGGCGTGATCTGCCTGGACGGCGTCCCCCTCCGCGACGTACCCCTCGAATTCCTGCGGGAGAACGTCGCGTTGCTCCCCCAGCAGACCCTCATCCTCAACGGCACGGTCCGCGAGAACATCGAGTGCGGCCGCCCCGGCGCGACGGACGAGGAGATCGAACGGGCGGCGAGGTCGGCGGCGGCGCACGACTTCATCACCTCCCTCCCCGAGGGTTACGACACCCAGATCGCCCCCGGCACGGCGGCCCTCTCCGGCGGTCAGCTCCAACGGATCGCGATCGCCCGGGCGATGCTCCGAGAGGCCCCGGTCCTGGTCCTGGACGAACCGACGGCCGGCCTCGACTCGGTGGCCGCCCGCCAGGTGATCCAGCCTCTACGCCGCCTGATGTCGGGCCGTACGACCATCATGATCACCCACGACCTGAGCCTCGCCCCGGACGCGGACCGCATCCTGGTGGTGGAAGGCGGACGGTTGGTGGAGACGGGAACGCACGCGGAGTTGGTGGCAAGGGGCGGCGCGTACGCGCGACTTGCGGGTCCGCTCCCCGAAATGGCGATCACCGGAACGGGACGGCATCGTTCGCACCGCTCGCATCGTTCGGAGGACACGATGACCCTGCGCCAGGTCCCGCCGCAGGCACCGGACGAGACGATGATCCTGCGGCTTCCCCTCAAATAGGGATCATGTAGAGGGAGTTGCACGGAGGCTGTACCCGAGCCCCCGCACGGTGTGGATGAGCCGCGGTTCGCCGCGGCTCTCCAGTTTCCGGCGCAGGTACATGACGTACACATCAAGGGTGTTGGACGCGGGCTCGAAGTCGAAGCCCCACACGTGCCGGTGGATCTGCGACCGGGTGAGCGCGGCACCCGGATGCCTCAACAGGTACTCCAGCAACAGGAATTCGGTCCGCGTGAGATCGAGCGGCAGGCCGTCACGGGCGACGGTGCGGGTACGCAGGTCCATGACCAGATCCTGGAAGACGAGCCGTTCGAGCTCGGGCGGATGCTCGTCGGCGGCGTTCCGCTGGGCACCGCGCCGCAGCAACGCCCGTACACGCGCGAGGAGTTCCTCGACGGCGAACGGTTTCGAGAGGTAGTCGTCGGCACCGTTGTCGAGGGCGACGATCCGGTCGCCGACCGCGTCCCGCCCGGTGATCATCAGGATCGGCACGGTGGACCCGGAGGCACGGATACGCCGGGTGGCGGCGAGCCCGTCCAACTCTGGCATGGTGACGTCCATCAGCACGAGGTCCGGCGCGGAGGCATCATCCGGCACACCGAGGGACAGGCCGAGAGATACACCGAGAGATACGCCGAGCAGATCGAGCGCGGTACGGCCGTCTCCGGCGAGAACGGTCTCGTACCCCTCGAATCTGAGCAGCCGCCCAAGCCCTTCGCGTACGTCCACGTCGTCGTCGGCAAGCAGGATCTTCCGCGCCATCTGAACACGGTGTGACGGGCGGCTGTGCTGGGGCTGGCAGGGGGTTATGCGTGGGCTAGGGCTCGGATGTAGCGCCGACGGAAGAGAGGGGCGAGGAGGGCGTAGGCGGCGAGGGGGGCGCAGAAGAGCAGGAGGAAGGGGTGGGGATCGCCGTCGGTGACGGCCTCCCACACCACATACCCGATGGCGGCGAAGAGAACGAGCAGGGCCCCGGTGATCGCTCGCTCCCGGGCCTTGCGGTACGCGGCCCGCTCGCGGATGCGCACTTCGACCGCCGGGCGCCGCTCCCAGGTCATGCCCCGGTGCCGGGCGGCCGCGGTGTGCAGGCCGGCGACCTCGGCCCAGAGGTCCGGGAGCTGCCAGTCGTCGAGGTGGGGGAGGCGTGCCCTGCGGCCGTCGTTGTCGTAGAGGTAGGTCAACGACTTGACGTCGGCTCTGCGTTGGCCCGGATTGGTCTCTACGCGGAGATCGTAGATGTCGTGCCAGGCCCACCTGCGCACGCGGAAGGCTCCGCGGGTGGAGACACCGTCGGTCCCTACGGTGGTGCGCCCCCGTCGCACGGTGAGAATCGCCCAGACACCCAGCAGCGCCATGAGCGCCACCGCGAGCAGCCTGTACCGGCCGGGGATGGTGTCGGGCCGCGCCATCTGAAGAGCGAAGTTCACTTGGACGATGCACAGGGCGGCGAACCTTCCCCGGGACATCTTTCTCCGCCTGCGGTACTCCCGCTCGACCCCACGTCCGTCGTCGCGGTCGTCCTCGTCGTCCCCGCCCATCGACCCTCCCCAGAGCCTGTGTTGGGGGCGATCCTAAGGGCGGGAGCTGTGCCGGGCCGGGAGGGGGTGAGCCGGGGTTCGGTTCGCAGGGGCTACGCCAGGAACACGAACGCCGCGAACACGGCGATGAAGCCAGTGAGGCAGGCGAATTCCCAGGCTTTGCGGTGCCGTGCGCGCCGACGGATCAACGCTTCTGTCGCGGGCCTCGGCTCCCAGGTCGTGCCGTGGTGCAGGGCGGCCGTGGCGCGCAGGTCGGCGATCTCGGCGTGGAAGTCCGGGAGTTGCCAGTCGTCGACGTAAGGGAGGAGGAATCGGCGGCCCTGGACGTCGTAGAGATAGGTCAACCACTCGGATCCGTCCAGTTTCCCGGCGTGGTTGAGTTCGGGCCGGATGTCGTAGACGGTGTGCCAGGTTCGCGTCACCGACCGCAGGGTTCCGCGCGCGGTGATTCCGTCGGTGCCCACGATCGTGCGTCCCCGCCATCGGAACAACAGCATCGCGGTGAGCGAACTCAGCAGGATCGTCACGATCGCTGTCCTGGACGGCACGCCGGCGACATCGGAGTCCGTCGTCAGCTGGAGGACACAGTTCGCGACGATGACAGTCAGGGGGATGAGCCGCCGCCAGGACGACCGTCTTCGTCGGCCGTACTCCCGCTCGATGCCGCGCTCGTGCACGTCCTCGCCCATGACAACTCCCCCGTGTAGGACGGGTCGATGGTAGGCCGGGGAGCTGTGGGTGTCAGGAGGCGGACCGGGACCATGAAGGGCCCCGAGGTCAGTGGACGGGACCGGTCCGGGGTCACCGTTCGGGCTCCGGGATGCGTTCGCCGCGGCTGATGGCGATCCGGAGGGTGTCGCCGAGGGATTCGGACGCCCTGGTGAGTGCGAACCGTACGGCTCGTTCGCCGGCCTTCGGGTCGGCGAGTACGGCTTTGGCTCCGGCCAACACCTGTTCCCCGGATTCGAGTTGGGCCGCCTCGATGTCATCGGCGAGGAGGGAGAGCCGGCTGTCGTGGCTGTCGGCGCTGAGGTAACAGGGCTTGCCGTCGGGGGTGGTCCAGGGCAGCAACCGCAACTGCCGTTCGCCGTACGTGGTGTTGGGGATGGTCATGCCCGCACCGCCACTCCGTGGATACGGCGAGGCCCGACATCGATGCCGCGCACGAGTGCCATCAGTAGTAACTCCCAGATTCTTACGACGCGTTCACTCATTCCGCTGCGCTCCTCTGTCCTGCCGAGTGTCCTGACGAGCGGTGATTACCGTTCGTACCTCGATGGTCACTGGTGCGGCGTACGCTGCGGAAGAGGGTTGGCGTTGTCTGCGGGCCCAGGCAACGGGGAGGGGTGACGTGACCGAACAGGTTGACGCGGAGGGCGAGTCGGGGCGCGCGGTACTGGGACGGACGCTCCGGTATCTGCGCGAGAAGGCGGGAAAGTCACTCGGGCAGCTGGCCGAGGACACCGGCTACGACAAGAGCTACCTGAGCCGACTGGAGTCCGGGGAACGGCTGTCCAAGGTGACGGTCATGGAGGACCTGGACGTCTATTACGAGGCCGGTGAGCTGCTCGTCAGCCATTGG from Streptomyces sp. NBC_01288 carries:
- a CDS encoding ATP-binding protein, giving the protein MHGLIRLADTAELLATELVANAVRHTKGPAALRVGWPAGVLRLGAWDADPEPPEPPRPLEELGDAEDGRGLALVRVCADQWGWQPLSRHGRRGKLVWCELAAA
- the mshD gene encoding mycothiol synthase, whose protein sequence is MTSDDTVRPAPGSRSIETYSALTPDQAEAVLALIAEAARVDGQQAVSEQGRLRIRGGERDGVSHLLLTLGAELVGYAQLEDTDPVEAPAAELVVHPSHRGHGHGRALGAALLAASGKRLRVWAHGGHAAARHLAQVLGLTMFRELRQLRRPLTDLELPDPVLAEGVTVRTFVPGVDDAAWLAVNAAAFAHHPEQGSLTQGDLDDRKSEAWFDPEGFFLAERGGELVGFHWTKVHEQEQLGEVYVVGVLPGAQGGGLGKALTTIGLRHLASQGLPTAMLYVDADNKAAVSVYERLGFTTYETDLMYRSES
- a CDS encoding bifunctional metallophosphatase/5'-nucleotidase; this encodes MPATTQPNRPRRRRTAALLAATVSLATAGALAAALPADAHGNPTGKGSGSGHGHSSKPSRYQDVQLLSFNDLHGNLEPPSGSSGRVAELQPDGTTKTIDAGGVEYLATHLRDARKGNPYSITAAGGDMVGASPLISGLFHDEPTIEALNKLDLDVTSVGNHEFDEGAKELARLQNGGCHPTDGCYADKKFKGADFPYLAANVLDEKTKKPILKPYWVWKKNGVKVGFIGVTLEGTPGIVSADGVKGLQFKDEVETINKYAKELQKQGVKSIVALIHEGGFPASASYNYDCDASGSGSGISGPIVDIAKNVTPAVDALVTGHTHNAYVCTIDDPSGKPRMVTSAASFGRLYTDTTLTYDRKTGDIARTAVKSANHVVTRTVPKAADMTSLIGKWNTLAAPIGNRAIGYIAGDVNNTGTESPMGDLIADAQLAYGKRLDPETDLALMNPGGVRAGLTYKATGAEGDGVVTYAEGFTVQPFANTVNLQDFTGAQVIQALKEQVSGTNTAAPKVLQVSSGLTYTLDLTKTGADRVVTDSIRLNGSAIDPAATYRVATNSFLAGGGDGFTTLGQGTGDLVGTDDLTALADYLTANSSATGPLVPPAANRITIVQ
- a CDS encoding ABC transporter ATP-binding protein; translation: MREAREAFRRFWPLTRGDRKWLAVIIACVVVSALSETAAILLFADLTDNALKSGSLSAFWGPAAAWLGVAALGALVGYFGNSLATWTAERFVLRLRANVFRHVQDLPPHFFQKHRQGDLVERLTGDVEAIEQMVVSGVVGTISAAFSAVFYACAALYLRWDLALATFVLAPLFLIAARRFSGRIKQASTDERVADGAITSVVAESLGNVVLTQAYNRRRDEEKRLDVEARAWMKASVRGARLSEMYEQFVEVVETLCVLSVIGLGVWEISADRMTLGALLAFAAFIGYLYPPVRNLGQLGLTLTAATAGAARINEILDATPSVGDPSQPVPAWPVHGWVSFHGVTFAYPGATRNSVDEVTFRADPGELVIITGESGAGKSTLSKLLTRFYDPSAGVICLDGVPLRDVPLEFLRENVALLPQQTLILNGTVRENIECGRPGATDEEIERAARSAAAHDFITSLPEGYDTQIAPGTAALSGGQLQRIAIARAMLREAPVLVLDEPTAGLDSVAARQVIQPLRRLMSGRTTIMITHDLSLAPDADRILVVEGGRLVETGTHAELVARGGAYARLAGPLPEMAITGTGRHRSHRSHRSEDTMTLRQVPPQAPDETMILRLPLK
- a CDS encoding response regulator transcription factor encodes the protein MARKILLADDDVDVREGLGRLLRFEGYETVLAGDGRTALDLLGVSLGVSLGLSLGVPDDASAPDLVLMDVTMPELDGLAATRRIRASGSTVPILMITGRDAVGDRIVALDNGADDYLSKPFAVEELLARVRALLRRGAQRNAADEHPPELERLVFQDLVMDLRTRTVARDGLPLDLTRTEFLLLEYLLRHPGAALTRSQIHRHVWGFDFEPASNTLDVYVMYLRRKLESRGEPRLIHTVRGLGYSLRATPST
- a CDS encoding PH domain-containing protein; this encodes MGGDDEDDRDDGRGVEREYRRRRKMSRGRFAALCIVQVNFALQMARPDTIPGRYRLLAVALMALLGVWAILTVRRGRTTVGTDGVSTRGAFRVRRWAWHDIYDLRVETNPGQRRADVKSLTYLYDNDGRRARLPHLDDWQLPDLWAEVAGLHTAAARHRGMTWERRPAVEVRIRERAAYRKARERAITGALLVLFAAIGYVVWEAVTDGDPHPFLLLFCAPLAAYALLAPLFRRRYIRALAHA